In Alloyangia pacifica, the following proteins share a genomic window:
- a CDS encoding efflux RND transporter permease subunit, which translates to MGPLFFIRRPKFAFVLSMLITLFGLLTLTVMPIDQYPDITSPKVVVRANYPGADAATLLQAVAAPIEDEVNGAEGMAYMESKAASDGSYTLTVTFETGVDADLAQVDVQNRVALAEPSLPAEVRQRGIRVRKRNPDILMVVDIISPDGRFDGLFLSNYASINVEGELARITGVGAAENIGALDYGMRAWLDPVQMANHNLTVNEIVAAVKEQNVQAAVGSLGAAPAAEDTQFQYVLTTKGRLETEEEFGDIILSANDAGSVVRLRDVSRIELGAFAYKGYGEFNNQPGVLLAVYKLSEANSLEVAEAVREKMEELKQYFPEGVDYVIGHDTTLFIEASLEETVITMIFTILLVVAVTYIFLGSVRATLIPTIAVPVSIIGTLAVLYAFGMTINTVTLFALILAIALVVDDAIIVVENVERILHEHPEIGSVEATKRAMAEVTGPIVATSLVLAAVFGPTLLLPGITGRMFSQFGATLTVSVLISMVNALTLSPALASVLMKPGMHPNFVIRGFNKGFDWVTRVYSAIVDFLAKHALIAIAIVAALFFAMYTLFTTTPTSFIPTEDKGFFMVDVQLPSGASLNRTEVIMDRLTDALGEDEAVENVLSVNGYSILNSALQSNAGMIIVKLKEWSERTTEESSQAFLQRKFTQQFADMPEAKTIIFGAPALPGIGAVEGLSFVLEDTQGRGPDEMTAALQSFLAAANGADEIALAYSTFKADAPQLFLDIDRVRAKTLGVQISDIFLTLQAQLGALYINDFNVFGQSYKVMIQSDAEFRQNERAFDTLYVRNSEGGMVPLSTVITPVPTTGPDVLYRYNTYNSATVTGIPNSAGGFSTGNAMDSFETVAGTALPEGFRYEWTGSSREERASGNAVPIALGLSLVFTFLFLAALYESFLTPVAVLLTVPFAVLGALVSLRIAGEPLSLYGQIGLLMLIALAAKTAILIVEFGKQQREAAELELHEAAMQSARLRFRPVMMTVLAFAVGVYPLVIASGAGSASRVSLGLAVFGGAIASAVLGAIFGPVFFKIIQGLREKIHRGRTPPVV; encoded by the coding sequence ATGGGACCTCTATTTTTCATCAGGCGACCCAAGTTCGCCTTTGTCCTTTCCATGCTCATCACGCTGTTCGGTCTACTGACCCTGACCGTGATGCCCATCGACCAGTATCCCGACATCACCTCGCCCAAGGTCGTGGTCCGCGCGAACTACCCCGGCGCCGACGCGGCAACCCTGTTGCAGGCTGTCGCCGCGCCCATTGAGGACGAGGTGAACGGCGCCGAGGGCATGGCCTACATGGAATCCAAGGCCGCCTCGGACGGCTCCTACACGCTGACCGTGACCTTCGAGACCGGCGTCGACGCCGATCTGGCGCAGGTCGACGTGCAGAACCGGGTGGCGCTGGCCGAACCCTCTCTGCCCGCAGAGGTGCGCCAGCGCGGCATCCGGGTGCGAAAGCGCAATCCCGACATCCTGATGGTGGTCGACATCATCTCGCCCGACGGGCGCTTCGACGGGCTCTTCCTGTCGAACTACGCCTCGATCAACGTCGAGGGCGAGCTGGCGCGCATCACCGGTGTCGGCGCCGCCGAGAACATCGGCGCGCTGGACTACGGCATGCGGGCCTGGCTCGACCCGGTGCAGATGGCCAACCACAATCTTACGGTCAACGAGATCGTCGCGGCGGTGAAGGAGCAGAACGTGCAGGCTGCCGTCGGCTCGCTCGGCGCCGCCCCGGCCGCGGAGGACACCCAGTTCCAATACGTGCTGACCACCAAGGGCCGGCTCGAAACCGAAGAGGAGTTCGGCGATATCATCCTGTCCGCCAATGACGCGGGCTCGGTGGTGCGCCTGCGCGACGTGTCGCGGATCGAGCTCGGGGCCTTTGCCTACAAGGGCTACGGCGAGTTCAACAACCAGCCCGGCGTGCTGCTGGCGGTCTACAAGCTGAGCGAGGCGAACTCGCTCGAGGTGGCCGAGGCGGTGCGCGAGAAGATGGAGGAGCTGAAGCAGTACTTCCCCGAAGGGGTCGATTACGTCATCGGCCATGACACCACGCTTTTCATCGAGGCCTCGCTCGAAGAGACGGTGATCACCATGATCTTCACCATCCTGCTCGTGGTGGCGGTGACCTACATCTTCCTCGGCTCGGTAAGGGCGACGCTGATCCCGACGATCGCCGTGCCAGTGTCGATCATCGGCACATTGGCGGTGCTCTACGCCTTCGGCATGACGATCAACACGGTGACGCTCTTTGCACTCATCCTCGCCATCGCGCTGGTGGTGGACGATGCCATCATCGTCGTCGAGAACGTCGAGCGCATCCTGCACGAGCACCCCGAGATCGGCTCGGTCGAGGCGACCAAACGCGCCATGGCAGAGGTGACGGGGCCGATCGTCGCAACCTCTCTGGTGCTTGCGGCGGTCTTCGGGCCGACGCTGCTGCTGCCCGGCATCACCGGGCGCATGTTCAGCCAGTTCGGCGCGACGCTCACCGTCTCGGTGCTGATCTCCATGGTCAACGCGCTAACGCTCAGCCCGGCGCTGGCTTCGGTGCTGATGAAGCCGGGGATGCATCCGAACTTCGTCATCCGTGGTTTCAACAAGGGGTTCGACTGGGTGACCCGGGTCTACAGCGCCATCGTCGATTTCCTCGCCAAGCACGCACTCATCGCGATCGCCATCGTCGCGGCGCTGTTCTTCGCCATGTACACGCTCTTTACCACCACGCCGACCAGCTTCATCCCGACCGAGGACAAGGGCTTCTTCATGGTCGACGTGCAACTGCCCTCGGGCGCGTCTTTGAACCGCACCGAGGTGATCATGGACCGGCTCACCGACGCGCTCGGAGAGGATGAGGCGGTCGAAAACGTGCTCTCGGTGAATGGCTACTCGATCCTCAACTCGGCGCTGCAGTCGAACGCGGGGATGATCATCGTCAAGCTCAAGGAGTGGAGCGAGCGCACCACCGAGGAAAGCAGCCAAGCCTTCCTGCAGCGCAAGTTCACCCAACAGTTCGCCGACATGCCGGAGGCAAAGACGATCATCTTCGGTGCGCCCGCGCTGCCGGGCATCGGCGCGGTCGAGGGTCTTTCCTTTGTGCTCGAGGACACGCAGGGGCGCGGGCCCGACGAAATGACCGCGGCGCTGCAAAGCTTCCTCGCCGCCGCCAATGGCGCCGACGAGATCGCGCTGGCCTATTCCACCTTCAAGGCCGACGCGCCACAGCTCTTCCTCGACATCGACCGGGTGCGGGCAAAGACGCTGGGGGTGCAGATCTCTGACATCTTCCTGACGCTTCAGGCCCAGCTTGGGGCGCTCTACATCAACGACTTCAACGTCTTTGGCCAGTCCTACAAGGTGATGATCCAGTCCGACGCCGAGTTCCGCCAGAACGAGCGCGCCTTTGACACACTCTACGTGCGCAACAGCGAGGGCGGCATGGTGCCGCTCTCGACAGTGATCACCCCGGTGCCCACCACCGGGCCGGACGTGCTCTATCGCTACAACACCTACAACTCGGCCACGGTCACCGGCATTCCCAACTCCGCCGGCGGCTTCAGCACCGGCAATGCGATGGACAGTTTCGAGACGGTCGCCGGAACCGCCCTTCCCGAGGGGTTCCGCTACGAATGGACCGGCTCGTCGCGCGAAGAGCGCGCCTCGGGCAACGCGGTGCCGATCGCGCTGGGGCTGAGCCTCGTGTTCACCTTCCTGTTCCTCGCGGCGCTCTACGAAAGCTTCCTGACGCCAGTCGCGGTGCTGCTCACCGTGCCCTTCGCGGTGCTGGGGGCTTTGGTCTCGCTGAGGATCGCGGGTGAACCGCTCAGTCTCTACGGGCAGATCGGCCTTCTGATGCTGATCGCGCTGGCGGCGAAGACGGCGATCCTGATCGTCGAGTTCGGCAAGCAGCAGCGCGAGGCGGCGGAGCTGGAACTGCACGAGGCGGCGATGCAATCGGCGCGGCTGCGTTTCCGCCCGGTGATGATGACGGTGCTGGCCTTCGCGGTCGGGGTCTACCCGCTGGTCATCGCCTCGGGTGCGGGCTCGGCGAGCCGGGTGTCGCTGGGCCTCGCGGTGTTCGGCGGGGCGATCGCCTCAGCGGTGCTGGGGGCGATCTTCGGGCCGGTGTTCTTCAAGATCATCCAGGGGCTGCGCGAGAAAATCCACCGGGGACGGACGCCGCCGGTGGTGTGA
- a CDS encoding efflux RND transporter periplasmic adaptor subunit — translation MFFRLIESFSAVALCAFILASTTATPSLAQDTAEAPGPTVLVQTVETQSIRPSFTHPARIEALNTASVRPTVQAQITAMHITAGDFVEKGDLLVEMDETHYRIALAQAHAALKQAEAAAIKADLDLDRATQLSQSNTVSQREVEYAQAQADVAQAQVDVASAQIAQAEEDLADTKVYAPFSGRISAPNYSVGDLFTVGDPTQPPYIATIVSLDPIYAVGLVDQSNYFGFLAKRLEIQEAGGSIPPLELEAILPGGEVYPEKGTFENWDNTGAASTGTIAARVLFPNPHGVLLPGQNVTIRGQVIEPIQAPLIPQRAVSLDQQGHFVWVVGEDNTVERRTISVGVRSGANWTITEGLADGEQVVVEGLQSMRPGLTVSPQPYDS, via the coding sequence ATGTTCTTTAGACTGATTGAATCGTTTTCGGCTGTCGCTCTGTGCGCGTTTATTCTTGCCTCCACGACTGCCACCCCTTCGCTCGCGCAGGACACCGCCGAGGCCCCCGGCCCCACGGTCCTCGTCCAGACGGTCGAGACGCAAAGCATTCGCCCCTCGTTCACCCATCCGGCGCGCATCGAGGCACTCAACACCGCGTCGGTCCGCCCGACGGTGCAAGCGCAGATCACCGCGATGCACATCACCGCCGGCGACTTTGTCGAAAAGGGCGATCTGCTGGTGGAGATGGACGAGACTCATTACCGTATCGCCCTTGCGCAGGCGCACGCCGCGCTGAAACAGGCCGAAGCGGCGGCGATCAAGGCGGATCTCGACCTCGACCGAGCCACCCAGCTCTCGCAGAGCAACACCGTCTCGCAGCGCGAGGTCGAATATGCGCAGGCTCAGGCAGACGTGGCGCAGGCCCAGGTCGACGTGGCCAGCGCGCAGATCGCGCAGGCAGAGGAAGACCTTGCGGACACCAAGGTCTATGCGCCCTTCAGCGGCCGTATCTCGGCGCCGAACTATTCCGTCGGCGATCTCTTCACCGTGGGAGATCCGACCCAACCCCCCTACATCGCGACCATCGTCTCGCTCGATCCGATCTACGCGGTCGGGCTGGTCGACCAGTCGAACTACTTCGGCTTCCTCGCCAAGCGGCTCGAGATCCAGGAGGCTGGCGGATCGATCCCGCCGCTCGAACTCGAGGCCATCCTGCCCGGCGGCGAGGTCTATCCCGAGAAGGGCACCTTCGAGAACTGGGACAACACCGGCGCGGCCAGCACCGGCACGATCGCGGCCCGCGTGCTCTTTCCCAACCCCCATGGGGTGCTTCTGCCGGGTCAGAACGTGACCATCCGCGGTCAGGTGATCGAGCCGATCCAGGCCCCGCTGATCCCGCAGCGGGCGGTGAGCCTCGACCAGCAGGGCCACTTCGTCTGGGTTGTCGGCGAAGACAACACCGTCGAGCGCCGCACCATCAGCGTCGGCGTCCGCAGCGGCGCCAACTGGACCATCACCGAAGGTCTCGCGGATGGCGAGCAGGTGGTCGTGGAAGGCCTGCAAAGCATGCGTCCCGGCCTCACAGTCTCGCCGCAACCCTACGACAGCTGA
- a CDS encoding TRAP transporter substrate-binding protein — MYFTKTKTALVAATALCGLLAGAAQAETWRAWAIHPEDYPNVVAMQQFADEVTEKTEGRIEPTVYANGVLGAQPDAIEQVRAGAIAVGNFNMGPMGEIVPATNVLSLPFIFRDVDHMHKAMDGEIGQRFSDALSEEGLVALSWMDSGSRSFYNTKHPIETPADMDGMKFRVMSNDLYVQMVDQLGGNATPMAYGEVYQSLKTGVIDGAENNYPSFESSNHYEVAKYYSITNHLIIPECICVSTKVWDKVSDEDKAIVTEAAVSAAETQRELWAEREGASKQKVIDSGVTVNEVTDAAAFQAAMEPVYAKFIESNPDLEGLIRDIQAIE; from the coding sequence ATGTACTTCACCAAGACCAAAACGGCCCTGGTCGCGGCGACCGCGCTGTGCGGGCTGCTGGCAGGGGCGGCACAGGCAGAGACCTGGCGTGCCTGGGCGATCCACCCCGAGGATTATCCGAACGTGGTCGCCATGCAGCAGTTTGCAGACGAGGTGACCGAAAAGACCGAGGGTCGGATCGAGCCGACCGTCTACGCCAACGGCGTGCTAGGCGCGCAGCCCGATGCGATTGAACAGGTCCGTGCCGGCGCCATCGCGGTGGGGAACTTCAACATGGGCCCGATGGGCGAGATCGTCCCGGCGACCAACGTGCTGTCGCTGCCCTTCATCTTCCGCGACGTGGACCACATGCACAAGGCGATGGACGGCGAGATCGGCCAGCGCTTCTCGGATGCGCTCTCGGAAGAGGGGCTGGTTGCCCTGTCATGGATGGATAGCGGCTCGCGCTCGTTCTACAACACCAAGCACCCGATCGAGACACCCGCCGACATGGACGGCATGAAGTTCCGGGTGATGAGCAACGATCTTTACGTGCAGATGGTCGACCAGCTGGGCGGCAACGCAACGCCCATGGCTTATGGCGAGGTCTACCAGTCGCTGAAGACCGGCGTGATCGACGGCGCCGAGAACAACTACCCGTCGTTCGAGAGCTCGAACCACTACGAGGTGGCCAAGTACTACTCGATCACCAACCACCTGATCATCCCCGAGTGCATCTGCGTCTCGACCAAGGTCTGGGACAAGGTCTCGGACGAGGACAAGGCGATCGTCACCGAGGCGGCGGTTTCGGCGGCGGAAACCCAGCGCGAGCTCTGGGCTGAGCGCGAGGGCGCCTCGAAGCAGAAGGTGATCGATAGCGGCGTGACTGTGAACGAGGTCACCGACGCGGCGGCGTTCCAGGCGGCGATGGAGCCGGTCTACGCCAAGTTCATCGAGAGCAACCCGGATCTGGAAGGCCTGATCCGCGACATCCAAGCGATCGAGTGA
- a CDS encoding TRAP transporter small permease: protein MAQSHVAGAGAVYRLLDLLARVCVTVAGTGLVLLIAIFGWLVWGRYILNDTPTWVEQLALLLVVWITFLGAAAGVWGRTHLSVDFLRDAFPGPIAMAMKWLALVGVLIFALCLGWQGYILAENTWARTVPMLGISEGLRAVPMAICGALSALFTLYQMAELAKGRGY from the coding sequence ATGGCACAGAGCCACGTGGCCGGGGCAGGGGCCGTCTATCGCCTGCTCGACCTGCTAGCGCGGGTCTGCGTGACGGTGGCCGGAACCGGCCTCGTCCTCCTGATCGCCATCTTCGGCTGGCTGGTCTGGGGGCGCTACATCCTGAACGACACCCCCACCTGGGTCGAGCAGCTGGCGCTGCTCCTCGTGGTCTGGATCACCTTTCTCGGGGCTGCGGCGGGCGTCTGGGGCCGCACCCACCTCTCGGTGGATTTCCTGCGCGACGCCTTTCCCGGCCCGATCGCCATGGCGATGAAATGGCTCGCGCTCGTCGGCGTGCTGATCTTCGCGCTCTGCCTCGGCTGGCAGGGCTACATCCTGGCCGAGAACACCTGGGCCCGCACCGTGCCGATGCTCGGTATCTCCGAGGGCCTGCGCGCCGTGCCGATGGCCATCTGCGGCGCTCTGAGCGCGCTTTTCACCCTCTATCAAATGGCCGAGCTGGCAAAGGGTCGCGGGTACTGA
- a CDS encoding TRAP transporter large permease: MGLIILFGTFGFGLICGMPVAFALGLAAVSGFVYEGLPLFIAFQRVLSGISVFSLLAIPFFIFAGELMMHGGIAGRLVRLASSAVGAMRGGLGVVNVASSMLFGGISGSAVADTSALGSILIPVMKEKGYDPDYAVNVTVTSSVAGVVIPPSHNMILFAVAAGGVSVSKLFIAGVIPGILMCLCLGIVAYAVAVRRGYPAETFPGWKALGLSFVVALPGLMTAIIVVGGVLSGVMTVTESGAFGAIWAILVTTFVYRELSWAGFKTAVVSSVRTTALVMLLVATASAFSYLLTLYRVPELLAGAVTGISDNPLVILLLLNLILLVLGMIMDMAALILICTPIFLPVAVGLGMDPVQFGVVMMMNLGLGLCTPPVGACLFVGCVVGGVRIEQAVKTILPFYAAILVALMLVTYVPAFSMFLPSLME; this comes from the coding sequence ATGGGTTTGATCATTCTTTTCGGGACTTTCGGCTTTGGTCTCATCTGCGGCATGCCGGTGGCCTTCGCACTGGGCCTCGCTGCGGTCAGCGGCTTCGTTTACGAGGGTTTGCCGCTCTTCATCGCCTTCCAGCGGGTGCTCTCGGGCATCTCTGTCTTCTCGCTGCTGGCCATCCCCTTCTTCATCTTCGCCGGCGAGCTGATGATGCATGGCGGCATCGCCGGGCGGCTGGTGCGGCTGGCCTCTTCGGCGGTGGGCGCGATGCGCGGCGGGCTGGGCGTGGTCAACGTCGCCTCATCCATGCTCTTCGGCGGCATTTCGGGCTCGGCAGTGGCCGACACCTCGGCGCTGGGATCGATCCTCATCCCAGTGATGAAGGAAAAGGGCTATGACCCCGACTACGCGGTGAACGTCACGGTGACCTCCTCGGTGGCGGGCGTGGTGATCCCGCCGTCGCACAACATGATCCTCTTTGCCGTGGCGGCGGGCGGCGTGTCGGTCTCGAAACTGTTCATCGCAGGCGTCATCCCCGGCATCCTGATGTGCCTCTGCCTCGGCATCGTGGCCTATGCGGTGGCCGTGCGCCGCGGTTACCCGGCTGAAACCTTTCCGGGATGGAAGGCGCTCGGCCTGTCCTTCGTTGTCGCCCTGCCGGGGCTGATGACCGCGATCATCGTGGTGGGCGGCGTGCTCTCGGGCGTCATGACGGTCACAGAGTCCGGCGCTTTCGGCGCGATCTGGGCCATCCTCGTGACCACCTTCGTCTACCGCGAGCTGAGCTGGGCGGGCTTCAAGACCGCCGTCGTCAGCTCGGTGCGCACGACGGCGCTGGTGATGCTGCTGGTGGCGACGGCCTCGGCCTTTTCCTACCTGCTGACCCTCTACCGGGTGCCCGAGCTGCTGGCGGGCGCGGTCACCGGGATTTCCGACAACCCCTTGGTGATCCTGCTGCTGCTGAACCTGATCTTGCTGGTGCTCGGGATGATCATGGACATGGCGGCGCTGATCCTGATCTGCACGCCGATCTTCCTGCCCGTCGCGGTGGGGCTCGGCATGGACCCGGTGCAATTCGGCGTGGTGATGATGATGAACCTCGGCCTTGGCCTCTGCACCCCGCCGGTGGGCGCCTGCCTCTTCGTGGGCTGCGTCGTCGGCGGCGTGCGGATCGAACAGGCGGTGAAGACGATCCTGCCATTCTACGCGGCGATCCTCGTGGCGCTGATGCTGGTGACATATGTGCCCGCCTTCTCCATGTTCCTGCCAAGCCTGATGGAGTGA
- a CDS encoding NAD-dependent epimerase/dehydratase family protein: MMMKRILITGAAGQLGTILRETLKPHAEELRLSDITEITDLGANESFVPCDIADGDAVKALVEGCDGVVHLGGISVEKNFDLIEAANLRGVYNLYQAARMHGMPRIIFASSNHTIGYYRQEERLKHTDPFKPDGLYGVSKIFGEAVASLYHDKFGQESALVRIGSCTPKPENWRMLSTWLSPRDFTSLIMAAFTAPRLGCTVVWGQSANDMGWWDNSHAAFLGWVPQDNSQDYAEEIRRSVPRPGPEDSVAKYQGGVFTDEPIHQS, encoded by the coding sequence ATGATGATGAAACGTATCCTGATTACCGGCGCGGCGGGCCAGCTTGGCACCATCCTGCGCGAGACGCTGAAGCCCCACGCCGAGGAGCTGCGCCTGTCGGACATCACCGAGATCACCGACCTTGGCGCCAACGAGAGCTTCGTGCCCTGCGACATCGCCGACGGCGACGCGGTCAAGGCGTTGGTCGAGGGCTGCGACGGGGTGGTGCACCTTGGCGGCATATCGGTGGAAAAGAACTTCGACCTGATCGAGGCGGCCAACCTGCGCGGCGTCTACAATCTCTACCAGGCGGCGCGGATGCACGGCATGCCCCGGATCATCTTTGCCAGCTCCAACCACACCATTGGCTACTATCGGCAGGAAGAGCGGCTGAAGCACACCGACCCGTTCAAGCCCGACGGGCTCTACGGCGTGTCGAAGATCTTCGGCGAGGCGGTGGCCAGCCTCTACCACGACAAGTTCGGGCAGGAGAGCGCATTGGTGCGCATCGGCTCCTGCACCCCCAAGCCCGAGAACTGGCGGATGCTGTCGACCTGGCTCAGCCCGCGCGATTTCACCTCGCTGATCATGGCCGCCTTCACCGCGCCGCGGCTCGGCTGCACCGTGGTCTGGGGGCAATCGGCGAACGACATGGGCTGGTGGGACAATTCCCACGCCGCCTTCCTCGGCTGGGTGCCGCAGGACAATTCCCAGGACTATGCCGAGGAAATCCGCCGCTCCGTGCCGCGCCCCGGACCCGAGGACTCGGTGGCGAAATACCAGGGCGGCGTCTTCACCGACGAGCCCATTCACCAAAGCTGA
- the kdgD gene encoding 5-dehydro-4-deoxyglucarate dehydratase — MDPQQIKQALGSGLLSFPVTPFDADNRFAADPYQKHVEWLSGFDAPVLFAAGGTGEFFSLTPDEIPVIVRAAKESAGKTAIVSGCGYGTEIAKGIARSVEAAGGDGILLLPHYLIDAPQEGLYEHVKAVCDATGMGVMVYNRDNAVLQADTLARLCDACPNLVGFKDGTGDIGLVRQITAKMGDRLTYLGGMPTAELFAEAYLGAGFTTYSSAVFNFVPALANKFYAALRAGDRTICEDILKSFFYPFMDLRSRRKGYAVSAIKAGVRLVGFDAGKVRAPLSDLTGEEEEILKALIDAHQ, encoded by the coding sequence ATGGACCCGCAACAGATCAAACAGGCGCTCGGCTCCGGCCTGCTTTCCTTCCCGGTCACCCCGTTCGACGCCGACAACAGGTTTGCCGCCGACCCCTACCAGAAACACGTCGAGTGGCTCTCGGGCTTCGACGCCCCTGTGCTCTTTGCCGCGGGCGGCACGGGCGAGTTCTTTTCGCTGACCCCGGACGAGATCCCGGTCATCGTCAGGGCCGCCAAGGAAAGCGCCGGAAAGACCGCGATCGTGTCGGGCTGCGGTTACGGTACCGAGATCGCCAAGGGCATCGCACGCTCGGTCGAGGCGGCGGGCGGTGACGGCATCCTGCTTCTGCCGCACTACCTGATCGATGCGCCGCAGGAAGGTCTCTACGAGCACGTGAAGGCGGTCTGCGATGCCACCGGCATGGGCGTCATGGTCTACAACCGCGACAACGCGGTGCTGCAGGCCGACACGCTGGCGCGGCTTTGCGACGCCTGCCCGAACCTCGTCGGTTTCAAGGATGGCACCGGCGACATTGGCCTCGTGCGGCAGATCACCGCCAAGATGGGTGACCGGCTGACCTACCTCGGCGGCATGCCCACGGCGGAGCTGTTCGCCGAGGCCTACCTGGGCGCCGGCTTCACCACCTACAGCTCGGCGGTGTTCAACTTCGTGCCCGCGCTGGCCAACAAGTTCTACGCCGCGCTGCGGGCAGGGGACCGGACCATCTGCGAAGACATCCTCAAGAGCTTCTTCTACCCCTTCATGGACCTGCGCTCGCGCCGCAAGGGCTACGCGGTGTCAGCCATAAAGGCGGGCGTGCGGCTGGTCGGCTTCGACGCCGGGAAAGTCCGCGCGCCGCTCTCGGATCTTACCGGCGAGGAGGAAGAGATCCTCAAGGCCCTGATCGACGCGCACCAGTAA